A stretch of the Porifericola rhodea genome encodes the following:
- a CDS encoding metallophosphoesterase family protein, translating into MQILLLSDTHSYLDDAILSYCKEADEIWHAGDIGSFTVVQELERLKPLRAVYGNIDGEDVRRAFPEDLWFEVEGVLVWMTHIGGYPPRYNQRVRKILEQKQADIFICGHSHILKVVKDDKREEMLCLNPGAAGKQGFHKVRTMLRFQLANKKISNMEVIEMKR; encoded by the coding sequence ATGCAAATCTTACTTTTATCTGATACTCACAGTTATCTTGATGATGCCATACTCTCTTACTGTAAAGAGGCGGATGAAATCTGGCATGCTGGAGATATTGGCAGTTTTACGGTAGTACAGGAGTTAGAGCGCCTTAAACCACTTCGGGCGGTGTATGGCAATATTGATGGAGAAGATGTTAGACGTGCTTTTCCAGAAGACTTATGGTTTGAGGTAGAGGGGGTATTGGTCTGGATGACGCATATCGGGGGCTACCCTCCTCGCTACAATCAGAGAGTACGGAAAATACTAGAGCAAAAGCAAGCTGATATATTCATCTGTGGGCACTCGCATATTTTAAAGGTAGTAAAAGATGATAAGAGGGAAGAAATGCTTTGTCTGAACCCTGGCGCAGCAGGCAAACAGGGCTTTCACAAGGTGAGGACTATGCTACGCTTTCAGTTAGCAAACAAGAAAATAAGCAATATGGAAGTAATAGAGATGAAGCGCTAA
- a CDS encoding cytochrome ubiquinol oxidase subunit I yields the protein MDLDIEFLSRLQFAFTIMFHYIFPPFSIGMGLLLVIYESLYFFTRQKIYESITRFWIKIFAANFSVGVATGIVMEFEFGTNWATYSRFVGDIFGSPLAAEGIFAFFLESGFLAILLFGWDRVKPGVHLFATCMVALGSMMSAFWIVVANSWQQTPVAYELAVTADGYTRAVITDFWGVVFNPSSMVRFFHVIVGSWIQGAFLIMSVAAYFIIKKKNLEFAYRSFTLALIVAAVSALIQPAIGHYHAQVVGEYQPAKLAAFEGLYKTQKSAPLSIVGWTDPDERKTYGIEVPGLLSFLLYNDFEAEVIGLDQFPEEDWPPVAQVFQTYHLMVALGMLFIALSLVSLFLLYRKKLFETRWLMKLFIPMVILPVVANQAGWVSAERGRQPWLVQDLLRTSDGLSKSVTAPEVLISLTLFFIVYTLLFFVWLYVLDREIKHGPEDYEHGAETYQHRAERMDPLEKFIK from the coding sequence ATGGATCTGGACATTGAGTTTTTATCGCGATTGCAGTTTGCCTTCACTATTATGTTCCATTACATTTTTCCGCCCTTTAGCATAGGTATGGGACTACTGCTGGTGATCTATGAGTCTCTCTACTTCTTTACCCGACAAAAGATTTACGAATCTATCACACGATTCTGGATCAAGATTTTTGCTGCCAATTTCTCTGTAGGGGTAGCCACTGGTATAGTAATGGAGTTTGAGTTTGGTACCAACTGGGCTACCTACTCTCGTTTTGTAGGCGATATATTTGGATCGCCGCTGGCAGCAGAAGGCATCTTCGCTTTTTTTCTTGAGTCAGGATTTCTGGCAATTCTGCTTTTTGGCTGGGACAGAGTAAAGCCCGGCGTTCATCTTTTTGCTACCTGTATGGTAGCGCTAGGCTCTATGATGTCGGCCTTTTGGATTGTAGTGGCCAACTCCTGGCAGCAAACTCCGGTAGCCTACGAATTGGCAGTCACCGCTGATGGCTATACCCGTGCGGTAATCACCGACTTTTGGGGTGTGGTATTTAACCCCTCTTCTATGGTACGCTTCTTTCACGTAATTGTAGGCTCATGGATACAGGGCGCTTTTCTGATCATGAGCGTGGCCGCCTATTTTATCATTAAAAAGAAAAATCTGGAATTTGCTTACCGTTCTTTCACGCTGGCGTTAATAGTAGCAGCTGTTTCTGCCCTCATACAACCCGCCATTGGTCACTATCACGCTCAGGTGGTAGGAGAATACCAGCCCGCAAAGCTGGCTGCTTTTGAGGGGCTGTACAAAACCCAAAAGAGTGCCCCCCTCTCTATTGTGGGCTGGACAGACCCCGACGAACGAAAAACATATGGAATTGAAGTGCCGGGCTTACTTAGCTTTTTGCTATACAACGATTTTGAAGCTGAAGTAATAGGACTGGATCAGTTTCCGGAAGAAGACTGGCCTCCGGTAGCACAGGTTTTCCAGACTTACCATTTAATGGTGGCTCTGGGCATGCTTTTTATAGCTTTAAGTCTGGTGAGCCTGTTCTTACTATACAGGAAAAAGCTATTTGAGACCAGATGGCTCATGAAGCTTTTCATCCCTATGGTTATTCTACCGGTAGTAGCCAATCAGGCAGGTTGGGTATCCGCGGAGCGAGGCCGCCAACCCTGGCTCGTTCAGGATCTCCTCCGTACCTCCGACGGCTTATCCAAGTCAGTAACCGCTCCTGAAGTGCTCATTTCCCTCACCCTGTTTTTTATAGTATATACCCTGCTCTTTTTTGTCTGGCTCTATGTGCTGGACAGGGAAATTAAACATGGCCCCGAAGATTACGAACATGGTGCTGAAACTTATCAGCATCGGGCAGAGCGCATGGATCCTTTGGAAAAATTTATTAAATAA
- the cydB gene encoding cytochrome d ubiquinol oxidase subunit II has product MDFNVIWYIIIGLLLVGYAILDGFDLGVGILHLFSKGDHDRRIMLNSIGPVWDGNEVWLITAGGALFAAFPEVYATAFSGFYLPFMLLLIALIFRAVSIEFRSKEPSRLWRNTWDRSFSIGSMLAAILFGIAIGNVIIGFSIGPDKVYQGTFFDLITPYTILTGFFNLSMFAMHGAIYLNLKTEGELQKQVQGWIKRTYFIFVIMFLITTGATLYLRPEMVANFSFGMVELPGAYHALVEKNQTIISILAWLIVVLNLLSIANIPRTLAKDKPMQTFISSACTIGAIIGLFALGIFPNMMISSLSPDFNLNIYNGASTEYTLRTMFFVAIWGFPFVFAYTSLIYWTYRGKTKLNESSY; this is encoded by the coding sequence ATGGACTTTAATGTAATCTGGTACATCATCATTGGACTTTTACTGGTAGGTTACGCCATACTAGATGGTTTTGATTTGGGAGTAGGCATACTGCACCTGTTTAGCAAAGGAGATCATGACCGTCGTATTATGCTCAATTCCATTGGTCCGGTTTGGGATGGTAACGAAGTATGGCTGATTACTGCGGGCGGAGCACTCTTCGCAGCCTTTCCCGAAGTATATGCCACCGCTTTTTCGGGCTTTTACCTGCCTTTTATGCTTTTGCTGATTGCTCTCATCTTCAGAGCTGTTTCTATAGAATTTAGAAGTAAAGAGCCCAGCAGGCTTTGGCGCAATACCTGGGATAGAAGTTTCAGCATAGGGTCTATGTTAGCCGCTATACTATTCGGGATAGCAATTGGAAATGTAATCATTGGTTTTTCTATTGGTCCCGATAAGGTTTATCAGGGAACTTTCTTTGACCTCATTACTCCTTATACCATTCTTACAGGCTTTTTTAACCTCTCTATGTTTGCCATGCATGGTGCTATTTACCTAAACCTTAAAACAGAAGGTGAGCTACAAAAACAGGTACAAGGCTGGATTAAACGGACCTATTTTATCTTCGTGATTATGTTTTTGATTACTACCGGGGCTACGCTTTACCTGAGGCCGGAGATGGTAGCCAACTTCTCGTTTGGTATGGTAGAGTTACCTGGCGCTTACCATGCTTTGGTAGAGAAAAACCAGACTATTATTTCAATACTTGCCTGGTTGATTGTGGTGCTTAACCTATTGTCTATTGCCAACATCCCCAGAACACTGGCAAAGGACAAACCTATGCAAACTTTCATCTCCTCGGCCTGCACCATCGGTGCTATTATAGGTCTGTTTGCACTAGGCATTTTTCCAAACATGATGATCTCCAGCTTATCACCAGACTTTAACTTAAATATCTACAATGGAGCTTCTACTGAATACACACTTAGAACTATGTTTTTTGTAGCTATATGGGGCTTTCCTTTTGTATTTGCCTATACATCTCTGATTTACTGGACATACAGGGGCAAAACCAAACTAAATGAGAGCAGCTATTAG
- a CDS encoding MBL fold metallo-hydrolase codes for MIKTLDLNFLGIERAIAAFIVDTSEGPILIESGPYSTFPVLVEQIKSSGYQPADIRHVFLTHIHFDHAGAAWALAREGAQVYVHPFGARHLAHPEKLVNSARRIYKEDMDRLWGDMQPIPEGRLRSVEHQEVIKVGDTEVKAWHTPGHAVHHITWQIGDQLFTGDVAGVRVHPEDQVVEPPCPPPDINVEDWLDSIKTIRALKPKAMYLTHFGKTEDIDWHLQELERRLMEWSNWIKEKMEEGKEAEETVPEFKAFVAKQLRDMGISETAIKQYEAANPSYMSVSGLMRYWKKKQEREQS; via the coding sequence ATGATCAAGACGCTAGATCTAAACTTTTTAGGTATTGAGCGTGCTATTGCCGCCTTTATCGTAGACACTTCCGAAGGTCCTATACTCATAGAGAGTGGTCCTTATTCTACTTTTCCTGTGTTGGTAGAGCAAATTAAATCGTCTGGCTACCAGCCCGCTGATATCAGACATGTTTTTCTTACCCATATTCATTTTGATCATGCTGGCGCTGCCTGGGCTTTGGCCAGGGAAGGAGCTCAGGTATATGTCCACCCTTTCGGAGCCCGACATTTAGCTCACCCGGAGAAGCTTGTTAATTCTGCCCGACGTATTTACAAAGAAGATATGGACCGGCTCTGGGGCGATATGCAACCCATTCCGGAGGGTAGGCTGAGGTCCGTTGAGCACCAAGAGGTGATAAAGGTGGGCGATACCGAAGTGAAGGCCTGGCACACCCCCGGGCATGCGGTACATCATATAACCTGGCAGATTGGAGATCAGCTTTTTACCGGTGATGTAGCAGGAGTGCGTGTGCATCCTGAGGATCAGGTAGTGGAGCCTCCCTGTCCGCCACCAGATATCAATGTGGAAGATTGGCTGGACTCTATCAAAACCATTCGTGCGCTTAAACCCAAAGCGATGTATCTTACCCATTTTGGTAAAACGGAAGATATAGACTGGCATCTACAGGAACTAGAAAGAAGGCTTATGGAATGGAGCAACTGGATTAAAGAAAAAATGGAGGAAGGCAAAGAAGCAGAAGAGACTGTGCCTGAATTTAAAGCTTTTGTCGCTAAACAGCTACGAGATATGGGTATCAGCGAAACGGCCATCAAGCAGTATGAAGCTGCTAACCCCTCTTACATGAGTGTGTCGGGCTTAATGCGCTACTGGAAGAAAAAACAGGAAAGAGAGCAGTCCTAA
- a CDS encoding YdcF family protein has translation MPVTLIVLAFLLSWVLKKYRKLFWYLGMFMLLLFTNLFISNAIMQWWEVDPTPIESLPKYKVGIVLGGITSDKEPRDRVHMTGEADRLLHALQLYREGKVDKILLSGGSGKLLVDSVSEAELLKKVLELSKVPKRDILIENRSRNTRENALFSAEILNEKYPNETYLLITSATHIRRAEACFRNVGLDVDTFGVGFRSEETKFTPDVLIIPSSAAIGQWEVLIKEMVGILAYSIAGYI, from the coding sequence ATGCCGGTCACATTAATTGTGCTGGCATTTTTGTTAAGCTGGGTTCTTAAAAAATATCGCAAGCTATTCTGGTACCTGGGTATGTTTATGCTTTTGCTGTTTACTAATCTGTTTATCAGCAATGCTATAATGCAGTGGTGGGAGGTAGATCCTACACCCATTGAGAGCTTACCAAAATATAAAGTTGGGATTGTCTTGGGAGGAATTACCAGCGACAAAGAACCCCGAGATCGGGTGCACATGACTGGCGAAGCCGATCGCTTACTACATGCGCTACAGCTTTATCGCGAAGGTAAAGTTGACAAAATATTATTAAGCGGTGGCTCAGGCAAATTGCTGGTAGATAGTGTATCTGAGGCTGAACTTCTCAAAAAAGTGCTTGAACTGAGTAAAGTACCTAAGCGCGATATTCTGATAGAAAACCGTTCTAGGAATACCAGAGAGAACGCACTGTTTAGCGCTGAAATTCTGAACGAAAAATACCCGAACGAGACTTATCTGTTGATTACTTCAGCTACGCATATTAGAAGAGCCGAAGCCTGCTTTAGAAATGTAGGCTTGGATGTAGATACCTTTGGCGTAGGATTTAGGTCAGAAGAAACCAAATTTACCCCTGATGTGCTCATTATTCCTAGCTCCGCTGCTATTGGCCAGTGGGAAGTGCTAATTAAAGAAATGGTGGGCATTCTGGCCTATTCTATTGCCGGATACATATGA
- a CDS encoding M23 family metallopeptidase, whose translation MKLNKLTLLLALLLTSTVFVSTTLEDDYYVFPINPGKRNYLSGNFCELRSSHMHAGLDIKVGGVVGAPVHAAAEGYVSRIKISWGGYGNALYLQHPNGTTTVYAHLDQFNDKIAEYVREAQYQQKTFDIELFPDKEDLQVKRGEIIGKAGNSGSSGGPHLHFEIRGANQVPMDPLQFNFSEIVDNLAPYVRKVALVTLDKDARINGQFGRFEFPVRSNGNQYEVSENIRVHGKVGIELAAYDRADGVRNIYGVTSTEMSFDGEPYFSYLTDKLAFGYAKNIHVFTNYEERYRQDRTFYKLYVDDGNTLPLYKSLKNKGKLNIQDNEQHRVDVKLIDHYGNSSSLRLSLKGSAPQPEANFKVRYFSKPYNQQNYHVRGNTLQLFAPADKDPEGVYERKLAKFFANRMGYEEAPAYVVNDMAIYLWDLRRGMPDSVDLCGSTQKFPLKMKVPAYNAFSFYQPEMDIYFSKSTLFDTLYLTTDYQVDADREIFTIHEDHTPLKSSIKVKLKPKMLPPGPKKKTSVYRLTTSGDLSYEGGEWSGNTISFSTRSFGDYVLAADTLSPVVTPINVNNRQLKFKIEDQMSGIKNYQMYVNGKWVLMRYDYKWDVIWTESDDDRAELSGEYKLLVEDNAGNEKVFEGKI comes from the coding sequence GTGAAATTAAATAAACTGACATTACTGCTAGCTTTACTGTTAACATCAACTGTATTCGTTTCTACCACACTGGAAGATGACTATTATGTTTTTCCGATTAACCCGGGTAAGCGTAATTACCTTTCTGGTAATTTTTGTGAGTTACGCAGCTCACATATGCATGCCGGGCTGGACATTAAAGTAGGTGGGGTAGTTGGAGCGCCGGTACATGCCGCTGCAGAAGGATATGTGAGCCGCATTAAAATCTCCTGGGGAGGCTATGGTAATGCCCTTTACTTACAGCACCCCAATGGTACCACTACAGTATATGCGCACTTAGATCAGTTTAATGATAAAATTGCTGAGTACGTACGAGAAGCCCAGTACCAGCAAAAAACTTTTGACATTGAGCTTTTTCCCGACAAAGAAGACCTTCAGGTAAAGCGTGGAGAAATAATCGGAAAAGCCGGTAATTCAGGTTCCTCCGGTGGACCTCATCTCCACTTTGAAATAAGGGGTGCTAATCAGGTTCCTATGGATCCGCTACAATTTAATTTTTCAGAAATTGTAGATAATTTGGCTCCTTATGTGCGTAAAGTTGCTTTAGTAACTTTAGATAAAGACGCTAGAATTAACGGGCAGTTTGGGCGCTTTGAGTTTCCTGTTCGTAGCAATGGCAACCAGTACGAGGTAAGCGAAAACATTCGGGTGCATGGTAAGGTAGGTATAGAGTTAGCCGCATACGATAGGGCTGATGGTGTCAGAAATATTTATGGCGTTACTTCTACCGAAATGTCTTTTGACGGAGAGCCTTATTTTAGCTACCTCACAGATAAACTTGCCTTTGGTTATGCTAAAAATATTCATGTGTTTACCAATTATGAAGAGCGCTATCGCCAGGATAGAACCTTTTACAAACTTTATGTAGATGATGGTAACACTCTGCCCCTTTATAAATCACTAAAGAACAAGGGTAAGCTGAATATTCAGGATAATGAGCAGCACAGGGTAGATGTAAAACTGATTGACCACTATGGAAACAGCAGTAGCTTAAGGTTATCTTTGAAAGGCAGTGCTCCCCAGCCCGAAGCAAACTTTAAGGTGCGATATTTTAGCAAGCCTTACAATCAGCAGAACTATCATGTAAGAGGGAACACATTGCAGCTGTTTGCACCTGCCGACAAAGATCCTGAAGGAGTGTATGAGCGTAAGCTGGCCAAGTTCTTTGCAAACCGCATGGGTTATGAAGAAGCTCCGGCCTATGTTGTTAATGATATGGCTATTTACCTTTGGGATCTTCGCCGAGGTATGCCCGACTCTGTTGACCTTTGCGGGAGCACACAGAAATTTCCGCTTAAAATGAAGGTGCCGGCATACAATGCTTTCAGCTTTTATCAGCCAGAAATGGATATATACTTTTCTAAATCCACACTTTTTGATACGCTCTATCTTACGACGGACTATCAGGTAGATGCAGATAGAGAGATATTTACAATACACGAAGATCATACTCCCCTGAAAAGCAGTATAAAGGTGAAACTGAAACCAAAAATGTTGCCTCCGGGGCCCAAAAAGAAAACCAGTGTATACCGACTGACCACTTCCGGCGATCTTAGTTACGAAGGTGGGGAGTGGAGTGGAAACACAATCTCTTTTAGTACACGTTCCTTTGGCGACTATGTGCTGGCCGCAGATACGCTCTCGCCGGTAGTTACTCCGATTAATGTGAACAATAGGCAGCTCAAATTTAAAATAGAAGACCAGATGTCTGGTATTAAAAACTATCAGATGTACGTGAATGGTAAATGGGTGCTTATGCGCTACGATTATAAATGGGACGTAATATGGACAGAGTCTGATGATGATAGGGCAGAACTCAGCGGAGAGTATAAACTATTGGTAGAAGATAATGCCGGTAACGAAAAAGTCTTTGAGGGAAAAATATAG
- a CDS encoding fumarylacetoacetate hydrolase family protein, translated as MKILAIGRNYAEHIKELNNESSGEPVVFMKPDTALLKNNDPFYYPEFSQDIHFEVEILLKISKEGKYIQEKFAHKYYEEIGIGIDFTARDLQQKAKEKGLPWLLAKGFNGSAPISEFVSKDQFDMENLNFSLKLDGERRQEGNTSMMLFKFDYLVSYLSRYFTLKKGDIIFTGTPKGVGPIQKGNVLTAYIEDQKLLECEIK; from the coding sequence ATGAAAATACTAGCTATCGGCCGTAATTATGCTGAACACATCAAAGAATTGAACAATGAGAGCTCTGGAGAGCCCGTTGTTTTTATGAAACCAGACACAGCATTACTAAAAAATAATGATCCGTTTTACTATCCTGAGTTTTCGCAGGACATACATTTTGAGGTAGAAATCCTACTAAAAATTTCAAAAGAGGGTAAGTACATACAAGAGAAGTTTGCTCACAAATATTACGAAGAAATAGGAATAGGTATTGACTTTACGGCTCGGGATTTGCAACAAAAGGCAAAAGAAAAAGGCTTGCCCTGGCTTTTAGCTAAGGGGTTCAATGGCTCTGCGCCCATTTCTGAGTTTGTATCTAAAGATCAGTTTGATATGGAAAATCTGAACTTTAGCCTCAAGCTGGATGGAGAACGCAGGCAGGAAGGGAATACCAGTATGATGCTGTTTAAGTTTGATTATCTGGTTAGCTACCTTTCCCGCTATTTTACCCTAAAAAAAGGTGATATAATTTTTACTGGTACTCCCAAAGGAGTAGGGCCTATCCAAAAAGGCAACGTCTTAACGGCATATATAGAAGATCAAAAACTGTTGGAGTGTGAAATTAAATAA
- a CDS encoding M48 family metallopeptidase — protein MQAQQSYQPLKSDSLYNHLLLEETEKRLQYDIAKLSGPLENQFAEVYKQRYYDLHAKINARHFVSDERLNPYFQEIFQHLLASNPELNQPSPRLLISRYPQPNASCLGEGTIVLNLGLIHKLQNEGQVAFVLSHELAHHYLNHVNKAIARHIEAYNSNYTRKRLKKASKQKYNQKAEAMAVLKNLAYQQGRHSRQHEKSADSLALHFLQKSRYSPSHSISTLALLDTIDRHTNLAVPDLKSTFHAEAYPFKEEWLMDEQNLSFGFNQINEFEADSLKTHPDCTRRINWVKEEIRSLSSISRKHYIADSSQFNKLKAICQNELIESEYQLQRYSRSLYLALAMLQSTPEQSYLHTVVNKSLYQIYQAQKNHTFNEFVDMPSPYFTDGYNQLLNFVANLRLSEIARVAFHYAENQSRLHHYDEEFLYSYILCSRIAGIEPSNTSLKDLYKKQFPNGKYLKQINQN, from the coding sequence ATGCAGGCCCAACAAAGCTACCAGCCTCTAAAGTCCGATAGCCTGTACAATCACTTACTTTTAGAAGAAACTGAAAAGCGTTTACAATATGATATTGCTAAGCTCTCCGGGCCTTTAGAGAATCAGTTTGCGGAAGTATATAAGCAGCGTTATTACGACTTGCATGCTAAGATAAATGCGCGTCACTTTGTATCTGACGAAAGATTAAACCCCTACTTTCAGGAGATTTTTCAGCATTTGCTAGCCTCAAATCCAGAGCTGAATCAGCCTTCCCCCCGTCTTCTTATCAGCAGGTACCCACAACCTAACGCAAGTTGCCTGGGCGAAGGCACTATAGTTCTTAATCTGGGGCTTATTCATAAACTGCAAAATGAAGGTCAAGTGGCTTTCGTTTTAAGTCATGAGCTGGCTCACCACTACCTCAATCATGTGAATAAGGCTATTGCTCGTCATATAGAAGCTTACAACAGCAATTATACACGCAAAAGACTTAAGAAAGCCTCTAAGCAAAAGTATAATCAGAAGGCAGAAGCTATGGCGGTACTAAAAAACCTGGCTTATCAGCAAGGCAGGCATAGCCGACAGCACGAAAAAAGTGCTGACTCTCTGGCATTGCATTTTTTACAAAAAAGCCGCTATTCGCCTTCTCACAGTATTTCTACACTAGCCTTATTAGATACTATTGATCGGCATACAAATTTGGCCGTTCCTGACCTTAAAAGCACCTTTCATGCTGAGGCCTATCCTTTTAAAGAAGAGTGGCTAATGGATGAGCAAAACCTCAGTTTTGGCTTTAACCAAATCAATGAGTTTGAGGCAGATTCTTTGAAAACTCACCCTGACTGCACAAGAAGAATCAATTGGGTCAAAGAAGAAATACGCTCACTCTCATCCATTTCCAGAAAGCATTATATAGCAGACAGCTCTCAATTCAATAAGCTGAAAGCCATATGCCAAAACGAACTTATAGAAAGTGAGTATCAGCTACAAAGGTACAGCAGAAGCCTGTACCTGGCCCTGGCGATGCTACAATCAACTCCTGAGCAGAGCTATCTGCATACGGTAGTTAACAAAAGTCTTTATCAGATTTATCAGGCTCAAAAAAATCACACTTTCAATGAATTTGTAGATATGCCTTCACCCTACTTCACTGATGGCTATAACCAACTTTTGAATTTCGTCGCCAATCTCAGACTCTCAGAAATAGCAAGGGTCGCATTTCATTATGCTGAGAACCAGAGCAGGCTGCACCATTACGATGAAGAGTTTTTATACAGCTACATTCTTTGTAGCAGAATAGCTGGAATAGAACCCTCAAACACTTCTTTAAAAGATTTGTATAAAAAACAATTTCCTAACGGGAAATACCTCAAACAAATAAACCAGAATTAA